One genomic window of Nicotiana sylvestris chromosome 10, ASM39365v2, whole genome shotgun sequence includes the following:
- the LOC104227488 gene encoding uncharacterized protein: MAKTSKTVSKKDKASSSSASPNAWAPQAVPDLEDWVQKLAATSSYDEHKWRELSKGQWEAKNHSLGDAFAMRPAPTEEKAKPSNSKSEKDKKRKRVSKPEDSQDKKTPSRRLKKRFAQTGADLARDSPDDEENDNEESALFHLQAIVKFRVELSQCEAELKKVSGEEKALRLLYSQKEEELKDLRTALAKAQKSESELDEQVIVILTEYNLLGNTSEANTLISQLQQKLDMIRQLWGEVDQVRADCLQRKKNMDQLVADKEAVVAQLASAETQLRGIEAKGRAQASKIEDLEAELAKARAEATQAKVEAVQDKAEAEKVKVEADKSIDIYLRETATIQAELREASYRGK; the protein is encoded by the exons ATGGCCAAAACATCCAAAACGGTCTCTAAAAAGGACAAAGCATCATCTTCTTCTGCTTCCC CCAATGCTTGGGCGCCCCAAGCggtgcccgacctcgaggattGGGTCCAAAAGTTAGCTGCCACTTCTTCCTACGACGAGCACAAGTGGCGTGAGTTATCGAAGGGCCAGTGGGAGGCCAAGAACCACA GCCTCGGCGATGCATTCGCAATGAGGCCGGCTCCGACCGAGGAAAAGGCCAAGCCTTCAAATTCGAAGTCTGAGAAggataaaaaaaggaaaagggtttCGAAGCCCGAAGACTCTCAAGACAAGAAAACCCCCTCTCGAAGGTTGAAGAAAAGATTTGCTCAAACGGGCGCTGATTTGGCCCGTGATTCCCCGGATGATGAAGAAAATGATAATGAAGAGTCAGCGCTG TTTCACTTACAGGCCATCGTAAAGTTTAGAGTTGAGCTGAGCCAATGTGAggccgagcttaagaaagtttCGGGCGAAGAGAAGGCCCTGAGGCTCCTCTATAGCCAGAAGGAAGAAGAGCTTAAGGATCTCCGAACTGCATTGGCCAAAGCTCAAAAAAGCGAGTCCGAGTTGGATGAGCAGGTAATTGTAATTTTAACAGAGTACAACCTTCTTGGAAATACTTCGGAGGCTAATACTTTGATATCTCAGCTGCAACAAAAGCTAGATATGATCAGGCAACTCTGGGGCGAGGTAGATCAAGTTCGGGCTGATTGTCTTCAGCGGAAGAAGAACATGGATCAACTTGTTGCCGATAAAGAAGCTGTTGTGGCCCAACTGGCCTCGGCTGAAACTCAGCTCCGAGGCATTGAAGCGAAGGGTCGGGCTCAGGCTAGTAAAATCGAGGATTTGGAGGCTGAGCTAGCTAAAGCCCGGGCCGAAGCTACACAGGCTAAGGTTGAAGCTGTACAGGACAAGGCCGAAGCTGAGAAGGTGAAGGTTGAGGCTGATAAATCCATTGACATATACTTGAGGGAAACCGCGACCATTCAAGCTGAGTTGAGGGAGGCCTCCTACCGGGGGAAATAG